A region from the Gemmatimonadota bacterium genome encodes:
- a CDS encoding DUF4159 domain-containing protein, which produces MKTRWKLAVCLAALIPVLAVGAQRGFGRRGRSPGMTPNENVTYDGKYTFVRVRFEPLGGGWDLKWDHDYPRAENHFMKILSELTTIGPHLDGSNILTFEDPEIFKYPAAYVSEPGYWTMNETELAGVRDYVHKGGFLIFDDFTGDHWYNFEAKWREAFPNLRLQELTLAHPIFDSFYRIESLQMQHPQNGAPATFVGAYEDNDPTKRLVMIANYNNDIGDYMEFSDEGFLPVALTNEAYKLAVNYVMYAMTH; this is translated from the coding sequence ATGAAGACGCGATGGAAACTCGCCGTGTGCCTGGCGGCGCTGATCCCGGTGTTGGCAGTCGGCGCGCAACGTGGCTTTGGTCGTCGCGGCCGGTCGCCGGGGATGACGCCCAACGAAAATGTGACGTACGACGGCAAGTACACCTTTGTGCGTGTACGGTTTGAACCTCTCGGTGGCGGGTGGGACCTCAAGTGGGACCACGACTATCCACGCGCCGAAAACCACTTCATGAAGATCCTGTCCGAGCTGACCACGATCGGCCCGCACCTGGATGGCAGCAATATCCTCACGTTCGAGGATCCGGAGATCTTCAAGTACCCCGCCGCGTACGTGTCCGAGCCGGGGTACTGGACCATGAATGAAACGGAGTTGGCCGGGGTGCGCGATTACGTGCACAAGGGCGGCTTCTTGATTTTTGACGACTTCACGGGCGATCACTGGTACAACTTCGAGGCCAAGTGGCGTGAGGCGTTCCCGAACCTCAGGTTGCAGGAACTCACACTGGCCCACCCGATTTTCGATTCGTTTTACCGGATCGAATCGTTGCAGATGCAGCATCCGCAGAACGGGGCGCCGGCCACCTTTGTTGGCGCCTACGAGGACAACGATCCCACCAAGCGATTGGTGATGATCGCGAACTACAACAACGACATCGGCGACTACATGGAGTTCTCCGATGAGGGCTTCCTGCCGGTGGCCCTGACCAACGAAGCCTACAAGCTGGCCGTCAACTACGTCATGTACGCCATGACGCACTAA
- a CDS encoding tetratricopeptide repeat protein has product MSWRRAVSGLGVVAVLVMPVAACGQERAPQSAAQLYRAGQYVEAIRAAESAVASDSSHPASVVLVRALSEVGRWQDATLVGERLQGRSPLVGAALALEVGRAHRALGNDKAAGEWFIRALGGRDSLMARYELAQLVFDAGRHDDAMRVFDGFIDVYNSHRPQLTANDLRAVALSVRMLGRRDPQMFKDALRAFDQAIAADTMELEGRLQLAEMQLEKFTFDDALQSLNAILAVNPNHPRALLVMARLDAAEGRSTGPARVAKSLEVNAVSPEAHAMVAMQLVDIERYADAVSAAQKGLVADSGAPAPWIAIAAARLLAGDEAAHGAALARARKRLPGSARAEVMLADVMARNRLYAQAAAFARQGVERDSLSARAHSLLGINEMRTGRVAEGQAHLTRSFALDPYDVWAHNTLNLLDTFKDYTEIKTPRFVVLVETKDAPLLEIFAAPLVEEAYDSLAARYGFRPSPPVRVEMFRSSADFSVRAVGLGGLGALGVSFGNVVAMDSPAARPVGEFNWGSTLWHELTHTFTLGATGNRVPRWVSEGLSVYEERRARAGWGADITPSLVAAWKAKKLNPVSQLNNGFVRPRFPEEIGLSYALASYVCEMLEAEYGLTGIRTFLQAFRDGKTANQAFEQVARVGIEAFDQRFDDWFRKRFASEFKAVDYVVAGEGREQVVKWEGPLFTAVRSAATAMAGQQWDEAIRLLDGAKAMFPAWADEGSPYHLLSEVYLKRGDTTAAIRELAAITSRSETAFQENLQLARLLRARGDVLGAVAAMERTMWMTPFDGAVHDSLAVLATANRMHGSAIRARRALVALRPTDRAEALYQLARAYADGGEVAAARREVLRALDLAPNFEKAQELLLSLRTPEGAR; this is encoded by the coding sequence ATGAGCTGGCGTCGAGCGGTCTCCGGGCTCGGGGTCGTCGCGGTCCTGGTCATGCCAGTTGCCGCGTGCGGGCAGGAGCGTGCGCCGCAGAGTGCGGCCCAGCTCTATCGCGCCGGCCAGTACGTCGAGGCGATCCGGGCGGCGGAGTCGGCGGTGGCGTCGGACTCGTCGCACCCGGCGTCCGTTGTCCTGGTTCGGGCGTTGTCAGAGGTCGGGCGATGGCAGGATGCGACGTTGGTCGGAGAGCGCCTCCAGGGCCGGTCTCCGCTCGTTGGTGCGGCACTGGCCCTCGAAGTCGGGCGTGCGCACCGTGCCCTGGGCAATGACAAGGCGGCGGGGGAGTGGTTCATCCGCGCGCTCGGCGGGCGCGACTCCCTGATGGCGCGATACGAGTTGGCGCAACTGGTGTTTGATGCGGGCCGTCACGACGACGCCATGCGCGTCTTCGACGGGTTCATTGACGTGTACAACAGTCACCGACCTCAGCTGACGGCGAACGACCTGCGTGCGGTGGCGCTGTCGGTTCGCATGCTCGGCCGGCGCGACCCGCAGATGTTCAAGGATGCGTTGCGCGCCTTTGACCAGGCGATCGCGGCCGATACGATGGAACTCGAGGGGCGCTTGCAGCTGGCGGAGATGCAGCTGGAGAAGTTCACCTTCGATGACGCCCTGCAATCGCTCAATGCGATCCTCGCTGTAAATCCCAACCACCCGCGCGCCCTGCTGGTGATGGCGCGACTGGACGCGGCCGAAGGCCGATCGACCGGGCCGGCTCGGGTAGCAAAGAGCCTTGAGGTCAATGCCGTGTCTCCCGAGGCGCACGCCATGGTGGCGATGCAACTCGTGGATATCGAGCGGTACGCCGATGCGGTGAGCGCCGCGCAGAAGGGGCTTGTGGCGGATAGCGGCGCCCCCGCACCGTGGATCGCGATCGCGGCGGCGCGGCTGTTGGCAGGGGACGAAGCGGCGCACGGTGCGGCGCTCGCCAGGGCGCGGAAGCGCCTGCCGGGCTCGGCGCGCGCCGAAGTGATGCTCGCCGATGTCATGGCGCGGAACCGACTGTACGCGCAGGCCGCGGCGTTCGCACGTCAAGGGGTGGAACGCGACTCGTTGTCCGCTCGCGCGCATTCGCTGCTCGGCATCAACGAGATGCGGACCGGCCGTGTCGCCGAGGGGCAGGCCCACCTGACGCGGTCGTTCGCGCTTGACCCGTATGACGTGTGGGCGCACAACACCCTCAACCTGCTCGACACGTTCAAGGACTACACCGAGATCAAGACGCCGCGGTTCGTGGTCCTCGTGGAGACCAAGGATGCTCCGCTGCTTGAGATCTTTGCCGCTCCGCTCGTTGAGGAGGCGTACGATTCGCTGGCCGCGCGGTATGGTTTTCGGCCGTCTCCCCCCGTGCGCGTGGAGATGTTCCGCAGCAGCGCGGACTTCTCCGTCCGCGCCGTTGGCCTCGGCGGGCTTGGGGCGTTGGGCGTGAGTTTTGGGAACGTTGTGGCGATGGATTCCCCGGCCGCGCGGCCGGTCGGCGAGTTCAACTGGGGCTCCACGCTCTGGCACGAGCTGACGCACACCTTCACCCTGGGCGCGACCGGGAATCGAGTGCCCCGGTGGGTCTCCGAGGGACTGTCGGTCTACGAGGAGCGACGGGCGCGGGCGGGGTGGGGAGCGGATATCACGCCGAGCCTCGTCGCCGCGTGGAAGGCGAAGAAGCTCAATCCGGTGTCGCAGCTCAATAATGGGTTCGTCCGTCCGCGATTTCCGGAGGAGATCGGGTTGTCGTATGCCCTGGCCTCGTACGTATGCGAGATGCTCGAGGCTGAGTACGGGCTGACGGGTATCCGCACCTTCCTCCAGGCATTCCGGGACGGGAAGACGGCGAATCAGGCGTTCGAGCAGGTGGCTCGCGTGGGGATCGAGGCATTCGACCAGCGGTTTGATGACTGGTTCCGGAAGCGGTTCGCCAGCGAGTTCAAGGCGGTGGATTACGTCGTGGCCGGTGAGGGCCGGGAGCAAGTCGTGAAGTGGGAAGGGCCCTTGTTTACCGCGGTGCGGAGCGCGGCGACCGCCATGGCCGGACAACAGTGGGACGAGGCGATCCGCTTGCTCGACGGGGCGAAGGCCATGTTTCCCGCGTGGGCCGATGAGGGGAGCCCGTACCACCTGCTGAGCGAGGTGTACCTCAAGCGCGGCGACACGACGGCGGCGATTCGGGAGTTGGCCGCCATCACCAGCCGCAGTGAGACGGCGTTCCAGGAGAACCTTCAGCTGGCACGGCTCCTCCGCGCACGTGGCGATGTCCTGGGGGCGGTGGCGGCGATGGAGCGGACCATGTGGATGACGCCGTTCGACGGTGCCGTGCACGATTCGCTGGCCGTGCTCGCGACCGCGAACCGGATGCACGGCTCGGCGATCCGTGCCCGTCGCGCCTTGGTCGCGCTGCGTCCGACGGATCGGGCCGAGGCGTTGTACCAACTGGCGCGCGCGTATGCGGATGGTGGCGAGGTGGCCGCGGCGCGACGCGAGGTGCTCCGCGCGCTGGATCTGGCCCCGAACTTCGAGAAGGCGCAGGAACTGCTCCTGTCGCTTCGCACCCCGGAGGGCGCGCGATGA
- a CDS encoding BatA and WFA domain-containing protein, which yields MPFALLAPIFIAAMAAVVVPLLVHLVHKEKREAIAFPSLMFLRKTPYPFSARQRVRDWLLFLARCAVIALAAFAFARPVFARRPAAGAAQDGGTEVVVLLDRSFSMKYGTRWARAREEAGKVIAGLGRADRLTLIPYDRRASAVNEATANAQQLRAALDSIVTTDEGTRLAPAVTLASGILSATELPQRKLVVISDLQRTGWDLTDEVTIPVGTEVVPVDVSGTVVDHAVRAVDVRRDPGGDASRVVVSARLARLGAAERAVTVRLEVGGREVARTTVDLPGDGGASVAFPPIPVPTRPTPARVVIGGDELPGDDTFHFLLSRPPTLPVLVVEHRDAQPERGVFLARALEIGDAPAFDATVRRSDRVTAADLSNAKVVILADAGVPAGVGGARLVSFVRDGGGLITALGERTSDRSWPTEARVLVPGRITQPTDRLGQRGAVLGSVDRGHSALAVFGGARSGDLSAARFFRYRAIDTTDGVLARFDDGGVALTEHAVGAGRVLTWASGLDGYWNDLPRQPVFLPFVHQLVRYAANYHDRRRAYAVGEAIAPRDLSGRSEGATRWAVKAPSGQRLAVGGDGALPTLELREAGIFEVRPSGSPGAEPILVAANVAPAELDFATFDPLRLVTALTPAAVSADESADPTVALSEREQRQSVWWYVLAVAAVILAVEGVLARRASVNRLEPV from the coding sequence ATGCCCTTTGCCCTGCTCGCCCCGATCTTCATCGCCGCGATGGCGGCGGTGGTGGTCCCGCTCCTGGTGCACCTGGTGCACAAGGAGAAGCGGGAAGCGATCGCGTTTCCCTCGCTGATGTTCCTGCGAAAGACGCCCTATCCGTTCAGTGCGCGTCAACGCGTTCGCGACTGGTTGCTCTTCCTGGCGCGCTGCGCCGTTATTGCGCTGGCGGCGTTCGCCTTCGCGCGCCCCGTGTTCGCGCGGCGGCCGGCGGCCGGGGCCGCGCAAGATGGCGGGACCGAGGTCGTCGTGTTGCTTGATCGCTCGTTTTCCATGAAGTACGGCACGCGTTGGGCCCGGGCACGCGAAGAGGCCGGCAAGGTCATCGCCGGACTGGGTCGGGCCGATCGGTTGACGCTCATTCCCTACGATCGACGTGCATCCGCTGTGAACGAGGCGACGGCGAATGCCCAGCAGCTCCGGGCGGCGCTCGATTCCATCGTGACCACCGACGAGGGCACACGCCTGGCGCCTGCGGTCACGCTGGCCTCGGGCATCCTGAGCGCGACGGAGCTGCCGCAGCGCAAGCTGGTCGTGATCTCTGACCTGCAGCGGACCGGTTGGGACCTGACGGACGAGGTCACGATCCCGGTGGGAACCGAAGTGGTTCCGGTGGATGTGTCCGGCACGGTGGTCGACCATGCCGTCCGGGCCGTCGACGTGCGGCGAGACCCGGGGGGCGATGCGTCCCGCGTCGTGGTGAGCGCCCGGCTGGCGCGGCTCGGCGCGGCGGAGCGTGCGGTGACGGTGCGGCTGGAAGTCGGCGGGCGGGAGGTCGCGCGTACCACCGTGGACCTGCCAGGTGATGGTGGGGCGAGCGTGGCGTTTCCGCCGATTCCGGTGCCAACCCGGCCGACGCCGGCTCGCGTCGTGATTGGTGGGGATGAACTGCCCGGAGACGACACCTTTCATTTCCTGTTGTCGCGACCGCCGACGCTTCCCGTGCTGGTCGTGGAACACCGCGACGCGCAGCCAGAGCGCGGCGTGTTTCTCGCGCGTGCCCTGGAGATTGGTGATGCCCCGGCCTTTGACGCCACCGTGCGACGGAGTGATCGCGTGACGGCCGCCGACCTCTCGAACGCGAAGGTGGTCATCCTCGCGGATGCCGGGGTGCCCGCGGGGGTAGGTGGGGCGCGCTTGGTGTCGTTCGTGCGGGACGGGGGTGGCCTGATAACCGCGTTAGGCGAGCGCACCTCGGATCGCAGCTGGCCGACGGAGGCGCGTGTGCTGGTTCCCGGTCGGATCACCCAGCCGACAGATCGATTGGGACAACGCGGGGCGGTGCTGGGATCCGTGGATCGCGGCCATTCTGCCCTGGCGGTATTTGGTGGTGCCAGGTCCGGCGACCTCTCCGCCGCCCGCTTCTTTCGATACCGTGCGATTGATACGACGGACGGAGTGCTGGCTCGGTTCGACGACGGCGGGGTCGCCCTCACGGAGCACGCGGTCGGCGCGGGGCGCGTGCTGACCTGGGCCTCCGGTCTGGATGGCTACTGGAACGACCTGCCGAGGCAGCCCGTTTTCCTGCCGTTCGTGCACCAGCTTGTCCGATACGCGGCGAACTACCACGATCGCCGCCGGGCCTATGCCGTGGGTGAGGCCATCGCTCCGCGCGACTTGTCTGGTAGGTCGGAGGGGGCGACGCGATGGGCGGTGAAGGCGCCCTCCGGCCAGCGGTTGGCTGTCGGCGGGGACGGAGCGCTTCCGACGCTGGAACTGCGCGAGGCCGGGATCTTCGAGGTGCGTCCCTCCGGGAGCCCAGGCGCGGAGCCCATCCTCGTCGCGGCCAACGTCGCGCCCGCCGAACTCGACTTCGCCACGTTTGATCCCCTGCGGCTCGTGACGGCGCTGACGCCGGCGGCCGTGTCGGCGGATGAATCCGCGGATCCCACGGTTGCCTTGAGTGAGCGCGAGCAGCGACAATCCGTGTGGTGGTACGTGCTGGCGGTGGCCGCGGTGATCCTTGCAGTGGAAGGTGTCCTGGCGCGGCGGGCGAGCGTCAATCGATTGGAACCCGTCTAG
- a CDS encoding MoxR family ATPase encodes MALEAPDDIALADRLRDGRAAVIGELRKLIVGQEAVIEQALTALFAGGNCLIVGVPGLAKTLLIHTLAQVLDLKFSRIQFTPDLMPSDITGTDIIQEDPETGRRRMAFVPGPVFSNIVLADEINRTPPKTQSAMLEAMQEHRVTVQGRTYTLEEPFFVFATQNPIELEGTYPLPEAQLDRFMFQVVIEYLSENEELQVVQSTTSIQSHKFAHAITGKDIVAFQKLVRRVPVAESVARFAVHLVRATRPSSPTAPDFIKQWLNYGASVRAAQYLVLGGKARALMQGRYHVSFEDIIALAPPVLRHRLLPNFHAQAERITTDHIIEKLVAAVPRPTARL; translated from the coding sequence ATGGCGCTCGAGGCGCCGGACGATATTGCGCTGGCCGATCGCCTGCGCGATGGGCGCGCGGCGGTGATTGGCGAGCTGCGCAAGCTGATCGTCGGGCAAGAGGCGGTGATCGAGCAGGCACTGACGGCGTTATTCGCCGGCGGCAATTGCCTGATCGTCGGCGTCCCGGGGCTGGCGAAGACGCTCCTGATCCACACCCTGGCCCAGGTGTTGGACCTGAAGTTCTCGCGGATCCAGTTCACGCCGGATCTGATGCCGAGCGACATCACCGGCACCGACATCATCCAGGAAGACCCGGAGACGGGGCGTCGGCGGATGGCGTTCGTGCCGGGACCAGTCTTCTCGAACATCGTGCTCGCGGATGAGATCAACCGGACCCCGCCCAAGACGCAGTCGGCCATGCTCGAGGCGATGCAGGAACATCGTGTCACGGTACAGGGACGTACCTACACGTTGGAGGAACCCTTCTTCGTCTTCGCAACGCAAAACCCGATCGAGCTCGAGGGAACGTATCCGCTCCCCGAGGCGCAGCTCGACCGGTTCATGTTCCAGGTGGTGATCGAGTACCTGAGCGAGAACGAGGAGCTGCAGGTCGTCCAGAGCACGACGTCCATCCAGTCGCACAAGTTCGCGCACGCGATCACGGGCAAGGACATCGTCGCTTTCCAGAAACTGGTGCGACGCGTACCGGTCGCGGAATCCGTGGCACGGTTTGCCGTGCACCTGGTGCGTGCGACCCGTCCGAGCTCGCCGACCGCCCCGGACTTCATCAAGCAGTGGTTGAACTACGGGGCCTCGGTGCGTGCGGCGCAGTATCTCGTGCTGGGCGGCAAAGCCCGGGCGCTGATGCAGGGCCGGTACCACGTGTCGTTCGAGGACATCATCGCGCTCGCGCCACCCGTGCTCCGGCACCGGTTGCTCCCGAACTTCCATGCGCAGGCGGAGCGGATCACGACGGACCACATCATCGAGAAGCTCGTGGCGGCGGTCCCGCGGCCGACGGCGAGGCTGTGA
- a CDS encoding DUF58 domain-containing protein, whose product MTSPVRTLPGSQFIDPNVLGRIGDLELIARWVVEGFISGLHRSPHLGFSTDFAEHRQYVPGDDIRHIDWRVYARTERYYLKTFEADTNTNFVVLLDVSASMGFKHERLSKLEYAKILAACLLYFSHRQRDRVGLVTFDDQLRDVVPASARHLQQCLHGLERAVPLGKGDLSRPLSLIAEQQRRRGMYLLLSDLYEPPDKVIDALAALRDAGHDVMCMQVLDSAERTFPWEDVTTFRDVESGVRVPVVPGKLRQEYLAAIQSHVATLEKRLGEHRVDYTLVDTSQPLDRVLFEYLLRRERMRTVR is encoded by the coding sequence ATGACGTCCCCCGTCCGCACCCTCCCTGGCTCCCAGTTCATCGACCCAAACGTCCTTGGCCGCATCGGGGACCTGGAGTTGATCGCGCGCTGGGTGGTGGAGGGGTTTATCTCGGGGCTCCATCGGTCGCCCCACCTGGGGTTCTCGACCGACTTCGCCGAACACCGGCAGTACGTGCCTGGGGATGACATCCGGCACATTGACTGGCGGGTGTACGCCCGTACCGAGCGGTACTACCTCAAGACGTTTGAGGCGGACACCAACACGAACTTCGTCGTGCTGCTTGACGTGTCGGCGTCGATGGGATTCAAGCATGAGCGGTTGAGCAAGCTGGAGTACGCCAAGATCCTGGCGGCGTGCCTGCTGTATTTCTCGCATCGACAGCGCGACCGGGTTGGGCTCGTCACGTTCGACGACCAGTTGCGCGACGTCGTGCCGGCCTCGGCGCGCCATCTGCAGCAATGCCTGCATGGGTTGGAGCGGGCGGTTCCCCTGGGCAAGGGCGACCTGTCGCGACCACTCTCGCTGATCGCCGAGCAGCAGCGGCGGCGCGGGATGTATCTCCTCCTGTCGGACCTTTATGAGCCGCCGGACAAGGTCATAGATGCCCTCGCTGCGTTGCGTGACGCCGGGCATGACGTGATGTGCATGCAGGTGCTGGACTCCGCCGAGCGGACCTTCCCGTGGGAGGATGTCACCACCTTTCGCGACGTGGAGAGCGGCGTCCGTGTGCCCGTGGTTCCCGGGAAATTGCGGCAGGAGTACCTCGCCGCAATCCAATCGCACGTGGCGACGCTCGAGAAGCGGTTGGGAGAACACCGGGTGGACTACACCCTGGTGGACACCTCGCAGCCGCTGGATCGGGTGTTGTTTGAGTACCTCTTGCGGCGCGAACGCATGCGCACCGTGCGCTGA